The proteins below are encoded in one region of bacterium:
- a CDS encoding sodium:calcium antiporter, with the protein MVLTLYIIQILVSIILLWKGSDILVESSVNIARYFGVPQLIIGLTIVALGTSAPELTVTIGAALTGQSNISVSNVIGSNIFNLGFILGSIAIVKSVKTSPRLIARDGSVLIGATIAVLFMVWDTHLSRFEGLILLTGLVIYNIFLIRNGKKNKEESKEEKLAVKDIVNLVSGIAVVVLGGYFLRNGSVGIARMAGLSEWVIGATVVAAGTSAPEFVTSLMATLKGHYGISAGNLVGSCIYNFMGVLGIAVVIRPMNVAASARQTMIMTFLIIVTALVLLATRKKMSRLEGVFLFLLSAVVWIVEFM; encoded by the coding sequence ATGGTCCTTACCCTATATATAATTCAAATTCTGGTTTCCATTATTCTTCTGTGGAAGGGTTCAGATATTCTGGTTGAGAGCTCAGTAAATATCGCGAGATATTTCGGAGTGCCTCAACTGATAATCGGACTTACAATAGTAGCACTGGGCACTTCTGCTCCGGAATTAACAGTTACAATAGGTGCAGCTTTAACCGGACAATCAAATATTTCCGTCTCCAATGTAATAGGATCCAACATCTTTAATCTGGGATTCATTCTTGGTAGTATAGCAATTGTGAAATCAGTAAAAACTTCGCCGCGCCTTATTGCAAGGGACGGCTCGGTGCTTATTGGTGCCACTATTGCAGTACTTTTCATGGTGTGGGATACCCATCTCAGCAGGTTCGAGGGATTGATTCTTCTTACAGGGCTTGTCATTTATAATATTTTTTTAATAAGAAACGGGAAGAAAAACAAAGAGGAATCAAAAGAAGAAAAACTTGCAGTAAAGGATATTGTTAACCTTGTTTCAGGTATTGCAGTTGTTGTTCTCGGAGGATATTTTTTACGCAATGGAAGCGTGGGAATAGCACGTATGGCAGGACTTTCCGAATGGGTTATAGGAGCAACAGTTGTAGCTGCAGGCACATCGGCGCCTGAATTTGTAACTTCACTTATGGCAACATTAAAAGGGCACTATGGAATTTCTGCAGGAAATTTAGTGGGAAGCTGTATTTACAATTTTATGGGTGTTTTGGGTATTGCAGTTGTTATAAGGCCCATGAATGTTGCAGCAAGTGCACGGCAGACAATGATTATGACTTTTTTAATAATTGTGACTGCTCTTGTGCTCCTTGCAACGAGGAAAAAAATGTCAAGGCTTGAAGGTGTATTTCTTTTTCTTCTCAGTGCGGTTGTGTGGATTGTTGAATTTATGTAG